One Halichoerus grypus chromosome 1, mHalGry1.hap1.1, whole genome shotgun sequence genomic region harbors:
- the UQCR11 gene encoding cytochrome b-c1 complex subunit 10: MLSRFLGPRYRELAKNWMPTAGMWGAVGTVGLVWATDWRLILDWVPYINSKFKKDD; the protein is encoded by the exons ATGCTGAGCAGGTTCCTGGGCCCCCGTTACCGTGAGCTGGCCAAAAACTG GATGCCCACAGCAGGCATGTGGGGCGCTGTGGGCACTGTGGGGCTGGTGTGGGCCACGGACTGGCGGCTGATTCTGGACTGGGTGCCCTACATCAACAGCAAGTTTAAGAAGGACGATTAA
- the MBD3 gene encoding methyl-CpG-binding domain protein 3 isoform X3, translating to MERKSPSGKKFRSKPQLARYLGGSMDLSTFDFRTGKMLMSKMNKSRQRVRYDSSNQVKGKPDLNTALPVRQTASIFKQPVTKITNHPSNKVKSDPQKAVEQPRQLFWEKKLSGLNAFDIAEELVKTMDLPKGLQGVGPGCTDETLLSAIASALHTSAMPITGQLSAAVEKNPGVWLNTAQPLCKAFMVTDEDIRKQEELVQQVRKRLEEALMADMLAHVEELARDGEAPLDKPGADEDEDEDEDEDEPDQDQEMEHV from the exons ATGGAGCGGAAGAG CCCCAGTGGGAAGAAGTTCCGGAGCAAACCCCAGCTGGCACGGTACCTGGGGGGTTCCATGGATCTGAGCACCTTTGACTTCCGGACGGGCAAGATGCTGATGAGCAAGATGAACAAGAGCCGGCAGAGGGTCCGCTATGACTCGTCCAACCAGGTCAAG GGCAAGCCCGACCTGAACACGGCCCTCCCCGTCAGGCAGACGGCATCCATCTTCAAGCAGCCAGTGACCAAGATCACCAACCACCCCAGCAACAAGGTGAAGAGTGACCCCCAGAAGGCCGTGGAGCAGCCTCGGCAG CTTTTCTGGGAGAAGAAGCTGAGTGGCCTCAATGCCTTTGACATCGCCGAGGAGCTCGTGAAGACCATGGACCTGCCCAAAGGCCTGCAAG GCGTGGGGCCTGGCTGCACGGATGAGACCCTGCTGTCGGCCATCGCCAGCGCACTGCACACCAGCGCCATGCCCATCACCGGGCAGCTCTCGGCCGCCGTGGAGAAGAACCCCGGGGTGTGGCTCAACACGGCCCAGCCCCTCTGCAAGGCCTTCATGGTGACCGATGAGGACATCAG gaagcaggaggagCTGGTGCAGCAGGTGCGCAAGCGGCTGGAGGAGGCGCTGATGGCCGACATGCTGGCCCACGTAGAGGAGCTGGCCCGGGACGGCGAGGCGCCGCTGGACAAGCCCGGCGCCGacgaggacgaggacgaggaTGAGGACGAGGACGAGCCCGACCAGGACCAGGAGATGGAGCACGTCTAA
- the MBD3 gene encoding methyl-CpG-binding domain protein 3 isoform X2, with product MERKRWECPALPQGWEREEVPRRSGLSAGHRDVFYYSPSGKKFRSKPQLARYLGGSMDLSTFDFRTGKMLMSKMNKSRQRVRYDSSNQVKGKPDLNTALPVRQTASIFKQPVTKITNHPSNKVKSDPQKAVEQPRQLFWEKKLSGLNAFDIAEELVKTMDLPKGLQGVGPGCTDETLLSAIASALHTSAMPITGQLSAAVEKNPGVWLNTAQPLCKAFMVTDEDIRKQEELVQQVRKRLEEALMADMLAHVEELARDGEAPLDKPGADEDEDEDEDEDEPDQDQEMEHV from the exons ATGGAGCGGAAGAGGTGGGAGTGCCCGGCGCTCCcgcagggctgggagagggaagaagtgCCCAGAAGGTCGGGGCTGTCGGCCGGCCACAGGGATGTCTTTTACTATAG CCCCAGTGGGAAGAAGTTCCGGAGCAAACCCCAGCTGGCACGGTACCTGGGGGGTTCCATGGATCTGAGCACCTTTGACTTCCGGACGGGCAAGATGCTGATGAGCAAGATGAACAAGAGCCGGCAGAGGGTCCGCTATGACTCGTCCAACCAGGTCAAG GGCAAGCCCGACCTGAACACGGCCCTCCCCGTCAGGCAGACGGCATCCATCTTCAAGCAGCCAGTGACCAAGATCACCAACCACCCCAGCAACAAGGTGAAGAGTGACCCCCAGAAGGCCGTGGAGCAGCCTCGGCAG CTTTTCTGGGAGAAGAAGCTGAGTGGCCTCAATGCCTTTGACATCGCCGAGGAGCTCGTGAAGACCATGGACCTGCCCAAAGGCCTGCAAG GCGTGGGGCCTGGCTGCACGGATGAGACCCTGCTGTCGGCCATCGCCAGCGCACTGCACACCAGCGCCATGCCCATCACCGGGCAGCTCTCGGCCGCCGTGGAGAAGAACCCCGGGGTGTGGCTCAACACGGCCCAGCCCCTCTGCAAGGCCTTCATGGTGACCGATGAGGACATCAG gaagcaggaggagCTGGTGCAGCAGGTGCGCAAGCGGCTGGAGGAGGCGCTGATGGCCGACATGCTGGCCCACGTAGAGGAGCTGGCCCGGGACGGCGAGGCGCCGCTGGACAAGCCCGGCGCCGacgaggacgaggacgaggaTGAGGACGAGGACGAGCCCGACCAGGACCAGGAGATGGAGCACGTCTAA
- the MBD3 gene encoding methyl-CpG-binding domain protein 3 isoform X1 — protein sequence MNTFVLSGRWECGVADQSKVAAAVGVPGPVLLVCRAVSLWVGIVSLLESPSGKKFRSKPQLARYLGGSMDLSTFDFRTGKMLMSKMNKSRQRVRYDSSNQVKGKPDLNTALPVRQTASIFKQPVTKITNHPSNKVKSDPQKAVEQPRQLFWEKKLSGLNAFDIAEELVKTMDLPKGLQGVGPGCTDETLLSAIASALHTSAMPITGQLSAAVEKNPGVWLNTAQPLCKAFMVTDEDIRKQEELVQQVRKRLEEALMADMLAHVEELARDGEAPLDKPGADEDEDEDEDEDEPDQDQEMEHV from the exons ATGAACACGTTCGTTCTCTCGGGTAGATGGGAGTGTGGGGTTGCTGATCAGTCCAAAGTGGCTGCAGCAGTTGGCGTTCCTGGGCCTGTGCTACTCGTTTGTCGTGCAGTCTCCCTGTGGGTCGGCATCGTTAGTCTCCTAGAGAG CCCCAGTGGGAAGAAGTTCCGGAGCAAACCCCAGCTGGCACGGTACCTGGGGGGTTCCATGGATCTGAGCACCTTTGACTTCCGGACGGGCAAGATGCTGATGAGCAAGATGAACAAGAGCCGGCAGAGGGTCCGCTATGACTCGTCCAACCAGGTCAAG GGCAAGCCCGACCTGAACACGGCCCTCCCCGTCAGGCAGACGGCATCCATCTTCAAGCAGCCAGTGACCAAGATCACCAACCACCCCAGCAACAAGGTGAAGAGTGACCCCCAGAAGGCCGTGGAGCAGCCTCGGCAG CTTTTCTGGGAGAAGAAGCTGAGTGGCCTCAATGCCTTTGACATCGCCGAGGAGCTCGTGAAGACCATGGACCTGCCCAAAGGCCTGCAAG GCGTGGGGCCTGGCTGCACGGATGAGACCCTGCTGTCGGCCATCGCCAGCGCACTGCACACCAGCGCCATGCCCATCACCGGGCAGCTCTCGGCCGCCGTGGAGAAGAACCCCGGGGTGTGGCTCAACACGGCCCAGCCCCTCTGCAAGGCCTTCATGGTGACCGATGAGGACATCAG gaagcaggaggagCTGGTGCAGCAGGTGCGCAAGCGGCTGGAGGAGGCGCTGATGGCCGACATGCTGGCCCACGTAGAGGAGCTGGCCCGGGACGGCGAGGCGCCGCTGGACAAGCCCGGCGCCGacgaggacgaggacgaggaTGAGGACGAGGACGAGCCCGACCAGGACCAGGAGATGGAGCACGTCTAA